One window of Mediterraneibacter butyricigenes genomic DNA carries:
- a CDS encoding glyoxalase, translating into MYEYDEECVMTFLENQGQLFDEPVAETIPEAEAFLEDCMAVVVESLDEVREYFEENGMDVDGMSSEELEEASEVFPLPNGQYLIVEG; encoded by the coding sequence GTGTACGAGTATGATGAAGAGTGCGTAATGACATTTTTAGAGAACCAGGGACAGCTCTTTGACGAGCCGGTTGCGGAGACGATTCCTGAAGCTGAGGCTTTTCTGGAAGACTGTATGGCAGTGGTTGTGGAATCACTGGATGAAGTCAGAGAATATTTTGAGGAAAATGGAATGGACGTGGATGGCATGTCTTCTGAAGAACTGGAAGAGGCTTCTGAAGTCTTTCCGCTTCCAAACGGACAGTATCTGATCGTAGAAGGTTAA
- the sigG gene encoding RNA polymerase sporulation sigma factor SigG — translation MALNKVELCGVNTSKLPLLNEEEKEALFARIKEGDQEARDTYIKGNLRLVLSVIKRFSASNENADDLFQIGCVGLMKAVDHFEPERAVKFSTYAVPMIVGEIRRYLRDNNSSIRVSRSLRDIAYKAIYAKEGYVKKNLKEPTVQEISEEIGIAKEEIVFALDAIQLPVSLYEPIYSEGGDTLYVMDQVSDRKNREENWVEELSLEAAMERLNERERYIINLRFFEGKTQMEVAEEIAISQAQVSRLEKNALRIMKQYLTGK, via the coding sequence ATGGCTCTGAATAAAGTTGAACTATGCGGGGTGAATACATCGAAGCTTCCACTCTTGAATGAAGAAGAGAAGGAAGCTTTATTTGCGCGGATCAAAGAGGGGGATCAGGAGGCAAGAGATACCTATATCAAAGGAAATCTACGTCTGGTACTCAGTGTGATTAAACGGTTTTCTGCCAGCAATGAAAATGCGGATGATCTGTTTCAGATCGGCTGTGTGGGACTGATGAAGGCGGTGGATCATTTTGAACCGGAGCGTGCGGTGAAGTTTTCGACCTATGCAGTTCCGATGATAGTCGGTGAGATTCGGAGATATTTAAGAGACAACAACAGTTCCATCCGGGTCAGCAGATCGCTGAGAGATATTGCATACAAAGCCATCTATGCAAAAGAAGGCTATGTGAAAAAGAATCTGAAAGAACCTACGGTTCAGGAAATCTCTGAGGAGATCGGGATTGCGAAGGAAGAGATTGTTTTTGCCCTGGATGCGATTCAGTTGCCGGTCAGTCTTTATGAACCGATTTACAGCGAAGGAGGAGATACGCTCTATGTGATGGATCAGGTCAGCGACCGAAAGAACCGGGAGGAAAACTGGGTAGAGGAATTGTCGCTGGAAGCGGCGATGGAACGCCTGAATGAGCGGGAACGGTACATTATCAACCTGCGATTCTTCGAGGGAAAGACACAGATGGAGGTGGCGGAGGAGATCGCTATTTCTCAGGCACAGGTCAGCCGTCTGGAGAAAAATGCTCTCCGGATCATGAAACAATATCTGACGGGAAAGTAA
- a CDS encoding HAD family hydrolase: MFRLCIFDLDGTLTDTLDSLTYSVNLTLEEMGYPALERSKCRAFVGNGSRVLIEKALKASGDTTLSRIEEGMEVYDRVFDANCTYHVTPYDGIVELLQALKEKGMKLTVLSNKPHRQAVHVVEEVFGKEMFDWVQGQQEGIPRKPDPYAAIQIAEKFGVKPEECVYIGDSEVDVATGTAARMKTLGVTWGFRSVEQLKEAGATILLDRPVQILEEINKGGI; encoded by the coding sequence ATGTTTCGATTATGTATTTTTGACTTGGATGGAACTTTGACGGACACTTTGGATTCTCTGACGTACTCTGTGAATCTTACCCTGGAAGAGATGGGATATCCGGCTCTGGAGCGAAGCAAATGCAGAGCGTTTGTAGGAAACGGATCCCGTGTTCTGATCGAGAAGGCGTTAAAAGCTTCCGGGGATACGACTCTTTCAAGAATCGAAGAAGGAATGGAAGTCTATGACAGAGTGTTTGATGCAAACTGTACGTATCATGTGACCCCATACGATGGAATCGTGGAATTGCTGCAGGCATTAAAAGAAAAGGGGATGAAACTTACAGTACTTTCCAACAAGCCGCACCGACAGGCAGTTCATGTGGTGGAAGAAGTCTTCGGAAAAGAGATGTTTGACTGGGTACAGGGACAGCAGGAAGGGATTCCGAGAAAGCCGGATCCTTATGCAGCCATTCAGATCGCAGAGAAATTTGGGGTGAAACCGGAAGAATGTGTATACATTGGAGACTCCGAAGTAGATGTTGCCACGGGAACGGCTGCCAGGATGAAGACGCTGGGCGTTACCTGGGGATTTCGAAGCGTTGAGCAACTGAAAGAAGCAGGAGCAACCATCCTTTTAGACCGGCCGGTTCAGATATTAGAGGAGATAAACAAGGGAGGAATTTGA